One Triplophysa rosa linkage group LG21, Trosa_1v2, whole genome shotgun sequence DNA segment encodes these proteins:
- the pcmtd2a gene encoding protein-L-isoaspartate O-methyltransferase domain-containing protein 2a, giving the protein MGGAVSAGEDNDELIDNLKEAQYIRSDLVEHAFRAIDRADYYLKEFRDSAYKDLAWRHGNIHLSAPCIYSEVMEALDLQPGLSFLNLGSGTGYLTTMVGLILGPFGVNHGVELHEDVIEYAYQKLDFFIKTNESFDRFEFCEPSFVVGNCLEIAPESKQYDRVYCGAGVQKEHEDYMKKLLKIGGILVLPLEEKLTKITRTGYNTWETRKIIAVSFAPLVLPKHRENGKPRPVSLPTMFEVLSLQDLARIKIRHILKKSGSGSLPIPRRTGSKRRHNLKHKREHLDTALLTNSYLFMSRLIPGPMDNNNNQSATDNEDDEDEDCRGGCEQEEKEENVRRKEGSVLVIETPVNILRERILSLPLPEPLKMYLLYYREK; this is encoded by the exons ATGGGAGGCGCAGTCAGTGCTGGGGAGGACAACGACGAGCTGATTGACAACCTGAAGGAGGCACAATACATTCGCTCTGATTTGGTCGAACATGCCTTCAGGGCTATCGATCGTGCCGATTACTATCTGAAAGAGTTCCGTGACAGTGCCTACAAGGATCTGGCCTGGAGACACGGCAACATCCACCTCTCGGCACCTTGTATCTACTCTGAGGTGATGGAGGCCCTAGACCTACAGCCTGGCTTGTCATTTCTCAACCTCGGCAGTGGCACGGGCTATCTCACCACCATGGTGGGACTTATACTAG GGCCATTTGGTGTAAATCATGGTGTTGAATTGCATGAAGATGTTATAGAGTATGCTTATCAGAAACTGGACTTCTTTATCAAGACAAATGAGAGTTTTGACAG GTTTGAGTTCTGTGAACCTTCCTTTGTGGTGGGGAACTGTCTTGAGATTGCCCCTGAAAGTAAGCAGTACGACAGGGTTTACTGTGGCGCAGGGGTCCAGAAGGAACATGAGGATTATATGAAGAAGTTGTTGAAAATTGGGGGTATTTTAGTACTGCCCTTGGAGGAAAAG CTCACTAAAATTACTCGGACAGGATATAACACATGGGAAACGAGAAAGATTATTGCTGTGTCCTTTGCACCACTTGTGCTCCCAAAACATAGAGAAAATGGCAAACCTAGACCAGTGTCCTTGC CTACCATGTTTGAGGTGCTGAGTCTCCAGGATTTGGCTCGTATCAAAATCCGGCACATCCTGAAGAAATCTGGGTCTGGATCCCTGCCCATACCCAGGAGAACTGGATCCAAGAGAAGACATAACCTGAAACATAAACGAGAGCACCTTGATACAGCTCTGCTGACCAACAGTTATTTATTCATGAGTCGTCTGATCCCCGGACCAATGGATAACAACAACAACCAGTCAGCAACAGAcaatgaagatgatgaagacGAAGACTGCAGGGGGGGGTGTGAACAAGAGGAGAAAGAGGAGAATGTGAGGAGGAAGGAGGGTAGTGTTTTGGTGATAGAGACTCCTGTGAACATCTTGAGGGAGAGGATactcagcctacccctcccagAGCCTCTCAAGATGTATCTTCTTTACTACAGAGAGAAGTAG